Proteins from a genomic interval of Amycolatopsis sp. cg13:
- a CDS encoding SsgA family sporulation/cell division regulator: MRNDHVTLRSTAVFDLLAPRTPAVPVKVELRYDTRDPYAVVAAFRTGRAGWVEWVYARDLLADGLLADAGDGDVRIRPSVEDPESVLIELNSPSGHAMFEASAQELADFLDRTYDVVLPGNEHLWVDVDDALTHLIPNDLA, from the coding sequence ATGCGCAACGATCACGTGACGCTCCGCTCGACGGCGGTCTTCGACCTGCTGGCGCCGCGGACCCCGGCGGTTCCGGTGAAGGTGGAGCTGCGCTACGACACCCGCGACCCGTACGCCGTCGTCGCCGCCTTCCGCACCGGGCGGGCCGGCTGGGTCGAATGGGTCTACGCGCGCGACCTGCTCGCCGACGGCCTGCTCGCCGACGCCGGCGACGGGGACGTCCGCATCCGGCCCTCGGTGGAGGACCCGGAGTCGGTCCTGATCGAGCTGAACTCGCCGTCCGGGCACGCCATGTTCGAGGCGTCCGCGCAGGAGCTGGCCGATTTCCTCGACCGCACGTACGACGTCGTGCTGCCGGGCAACGAGCACCTGTGGGTCGACGTCGACGACGCGCTCACCCACCTGATCCCGAACGATCTGGCCTGA
- a CDS encoding class I adenylate-forming enzyme family protein, with amino-acid sequence MSLPENWWSPSQSYVSEILSLLAEKSDRDVFYWRGEAFSGGDLVRSVTETFRALRDRGVGKGDVVAILVAPNSPEMLTARYATHLLGGAVCYLRTTNPGTRTTVLPLDQQIQILRDTEAMTVYVDAENSERALELADGSGIPVTRIQPGERDEAESLDPAPWDPDALAVIGFTSGSTGRPKGIQWPGRAWEAIARGWRELGREFGCASMLVSTPLSHGAAAMADAVFVLGGVLYVQESFDAEKVVRAVAAEKDVSWTFMATNHVFQIIDHLLERGIRDRAAVEAAGLSSLKRIIYGGSPAAPARTAQAFRLFGPVLAQGYGASEAGRITTLTAEEHGDPELAATVGRPFPEVEVVVCNSDSGERLAAGEIGEVRVRGPQMMDGYTGDPELTARVLRDGWYFTGDIGFLDERGYLTLLGRVGDVIKVGGVKIHPIVVEAEILSHPGVRHAAVYSVRDEDGSDHVHAAIECHPDEMADAESIRTRIAEALSEFHVPEKINVLENLPMNGIGKPDRALLRSKFA; translated from the coding sequence GTGAGCCTGCCCGAGAATTGGTGGAGCCCCAGTCAAAGTTATGTCTCGGAGATCCTCTCGCTGCTCGCGGAAAAGTCGGATCGCGATGTCTTTTACTGGCGTGGCGAAGCTTTCTCCGGCGGCGACCTGGTCCGGTCCGTGACCGAAACATTTCGCGCGCTGCGCGATCGCGGGGTGGGCAAGGGGGATGTGGTGGCGATTCTGGTCGCGCCGAACAGCCCTGAAATGCTCACCGCGCGGTACGCGACACATCTGCTCGGCGGAGCCGTGTGCTATTTGCGAACCACCAACCCGGGCACCAGGACGACGGTCCTTCCGCTGGATCAGCAGATCCAGATCCTGCGCGACACCGAAGCCATGACCGTCTATGTCGATGCCGAAAATTCTGAGCGCGCGCTGGAGCTCGCCGACGGCAGCGGGATCCCGGTGACGCGAATTCAGCCCGGGGAACGCGACGAGGCCGAATCTCTGGACCCGGCGCCGTGGGACCCGGACGCGTTGGCCGTCATCGGCTTCACGAGCGGCAGCACCGGGCGGCCCAAGGGCATCCAGTGGCCGGGCCGCGCTTGGGAAGCGATCGCGCGCGGATGGCGGGAGCTCGGCCGTGAATTCGGCTGCGCGTCGATGCTGGTGTCGACCCCGCTGAGCCATGGCGCCGCCGCGATGGCGGACGCGGTGTTCGTCTTGGGCGGGGTGCTCTACGTCCAGGAGAGCTTCGACGCCGAGAAAGTGGTGCGCGCGGTCGCCGCGGAGAAGGACGTCTCCTGGACGTTCATGGCCACGAACCACGTGTTCCAGATCATCGACCACCTGCTCGAACGGGGAATCCGCGACCGGGCCGCGGTGGAAGCCGCGGGCTTGTCCTCGCTGAAGCGGATCATCTACGGCGGCAGCCCGGCGGCGCCCGCTCGGACCGCGCAGGCTTTCCGGCTCTTCGGTCCTGTTCTGGCGCAGGGGTACGGCGCGAGCGAGGCCGGCCGGATCACGACCCTCACCGCCGAGGAGCACGGCGACCCGGAGCTCGCGGCCACTGTCGGGCGCCCCTTCCCCGAGGTCGAGGTCGTCGTCTGCAACTCGGACTCGGGCGAGCGATTGGCCGCGGGGGAAATCGGCGAGGTCCGCGTCCGCGGGCCGCAGATGATGGACGGCTACACCGGCGACCCGGAACTGACCGCGCGAGTGCTCCGGGACGGCTGGTATTTCACCGGAGACATCGGCTTTCTCGACGAGCGGGGATATCTGACCCTCCTGGGCCGGGTGGGCGACGTCATCAAGGTCGGCGGCGTCAAGATCCATCCGATCGTCGTCGAGGCGGAAATTCTTTCCCATCCGGGCGTCCGGCACGCTGCCGTCTACAGCGTCCGGGACGAGGACGGCAGCGACCACGTGCACGCCGCGATCGAGTGCCACCCGGACGAGATGGCCGACGCGGAGAGCATTCGCACGAGAATTGCCGAAGCACTTTCCGAATTTCATGTGCCCGAGAAGATCAACGTCCTGGAAAACCTCCCGATGAACGGCATCGGGAAACCGGACCGGGCACTCCTGCGGTCGAAATTCGCGTGA